CAACAGGGCCTCTCGACCGCCCGTGCTAGGGAACTTGCGGCGACGTACACCCAGGTCAACCCCGACCAACCGGTCCATATCGCGTACGTCGAATACCTGGGTGAGATCCTCACCGGTAGCTTGGGGACCTCGATGTGGTACGACAAGCCGGTCGCCGACATCCTCATCGCCGCGCTCCCCTGGACCCTGTTTGTCATGAGTGTCTCGCTGATCCTGTCGTTTACCATGGGGATCCTCACAGGTGCAGTCATGGCGTATCGCGAGAGCACTCGACTCGACAGCGGCGGGACGCTCGTCTCGACGTTCCTGACCTCAATCCCGTACTACCTCGTGGCCATCGTGCTGTTGATGGCCTTCGCGTACCAGCTCGGGTGGTTCCCCACCGGCGGGCGGTTCCAGTCTAACCTCTCCGTGGGATGGAACGCCGAGTTCCTCTTGAGCGTGCTCCGTCACGGCGCGTTACCGATCATGTCGATCACGCTGACCGCGTTCGGCGGCTGGGCGCTCGGGATGCGCGGTAATAGTATCAGCGTCCTCGGGAAGGATTACCTGCGGGTCGCGCGGCTGGCAGGGATCCCCGAGCGCGATATCGTCGTCAAGTACGTGACGCCCAACGCCATCCTCCCGCTGTACACGAACCTGATGATCGCCATCGGGGGCATCTTCGGCGGGTCGATCATTCTCGAACAGATCTTCAACTACCCCGGACTGGGCTACTACATCTACGAGTCGATCAACGCGCGGGACTACCCGCTCATGATGGGCGGGTTCATTCTGATCACGGTCGCGGTCGTTACGACTATCTTCGTCGCTGACGTGACGTACAGCTACATCGATCCGCGCGCAGAAACGGGTGATTCACGTGAGACCTACTGAGCAACTACAAGCCGATGGGAACGCACGGCTCGAGGACCTCGACCTAACCGAGGCGGCTGAGAGCAACGAGACGCGCTGGGACCGGTACCGTCGACACTACGACGAGTTCGTTCGAGCGCCGTTTCTGATCCTGTGGAACGACTGGCGTTCACGGGTCGGGATGCTCATCCTGCTTCTGTATCTCCTGATGGGCACTGTCGGAGTACTGCTTATCGAGGTCCCGTACACGAACCAGGCGGAGCGGTGGATCCTGCCGTTCCAGAACATGCAGTACCCACTGGGAACGACCGACACCGGGCAGGACCTGCTCGGCCTCATCGTCCACTCTACGCCCGCAATGTTGATCATGATCGGTGCCGGCTCCGTCTTCTCGACGGTCATCGCCACGATTGTCGGGACCGCCGCCGGTTACAAGGGCGGGACCCTCGACAGGACCCTCATGATTGCGGCCGACACCATGATCGCCATTCCGGGCCTCGCGCTGATCATCGTGATCGCGGCGGTTATCGAGCCGCGTAATCCGGCTGTCGTCGGGATCATCCTCTCGAGCCACGTCTGGGCCGGCCTGGCGCGGTCGCTGCGCTCACAGGTGTTGACGCTCCGAGACGACTCCTACGTAGAGGCATCGCGGATCATGGGCATCTCGACGCCCGCCATCCTCGCCAAGGAGATCATTCCGAACCTGATGCCGTACATCCTGATCAACTTCGTCAACTCTGCGCGGAACGTGATCTTCAGTTCCGTGGGGCTGTACTTCCTGGGCGTGCTCCCGTACACGAACCTCAACTGGGGCGTCACCCTCAACAGCGCGTACAACTCCGCGGCTCTGTACCGGCTGGACCTGGTGTACTACATCATCGCCCCCCTCGTCGCGATCGTGCTCATCTCGTTCGGCCTGATCCTCCTCTCGCAGGGCTTCGACCGGATTTTCAACCCGCAGATT
This genomic stretch from Halogeometricum sp. S1BR25-6 harbors:
- a CDS encoding ABC transporter permease, translating into MIQNYYARRLGMSVFTVFAVITFSFFLIRYMPGGPMDYMIANLQQQGLSTARARELAATYTQVNPDQPVHIAYVEYLGEILTGSLGTSMWYDKPVADILIAALPWTLFVMSVSLILSFTMGILTGAVMAYRESTRLDSGGTLVSTFLTSIPYYLVAIVLLMAFAYQLGWFPTGGRFQSNLSVGWNAEFLLSVLRHGALPIMSITLTAFGGWALGMRGNSISVLGKDYLRVARLAGIPERDIVVKYVTPNAILPLYTNLMIAIGGIFGGSIILEQIFNYPGLGYYIYESINARDYPLMMGGFILITVAVVTTIFVADVTYSYIDPRAETGDSRETY
- a CDS encoding ABC transporter permease; translated protein: MRPTEQLQADGNARLEDLDLTEAAESNETRWDRYRRHYDEFVRAPFLILWNDWRSRVGMLILLLYLLMGTVGVLLIEVPYTNQAERWILPFQNMQYPLGTTDTGQDLLGLIVHSTPAMLIMIGAGSVFSTVIATIVGTAAGYKGGTLDRTLMIAADTMIAIPGLALIIVIAAVIEPRNPAVVGIILSSHVWAGLARSLRSQVLTLRDDSYVEASRIMGISTPAILAKEIIPNLMPYILINFVNSARNVIFSSVGLYFLGVLPYTNLNWGVTLNSAYNSAALYRLDLVYYIIAPLVAIVLISFGLILLSQGFDRIFNPQIRAKHAESASEAAVDEGDDSSSRNVTVGQ